One Methanolobus sp. WCC4 DNA segment encodes these proteins:
- a CDS encoding ABC transporter permease, translating to MNLVDHFRIPSVSSRSYKVWQRNKDVFMKDIKLNFLPPFLEPILYLIALGFGLGKFVESIDGVPYAKFIAPALIAVSVMYASFFECSYSSYVRMYYQKTFDAIVATPLTIEDVIAGELLWGATRSMINATVMIPVIALFGLIDMKYSLLIIPFAFLGGLLFAAIGMCFTAVTPNIMSINYPVLLFITPMFLFSGTFFPLSALPVPIQYFAIAFLPLTHIVNVIRSLSFGVLGTSILLDVVWVLVVSVILLVLSINLMKKRLVV from the coding sequence ATGAATCTGGTGGACCATTTCAGGATACCTTCTGTAAGTTCAAGGTCGTATAAGGTCTGGCAGAGGAACAAGGATGTTTTCATGAAGGACATAAAGCTGAACTTCCTTCCTCCTTTCCTTGAACCAATACTGTACCTGATAGCTCTTGGTTTTGGTCTGGGGAAGTTCGTGGAGAGCATTGACGGGGTTCCTTATGCAAAGTTCATAGCTCCAGCACTGATCGCTGTATCGGTGATGTATGCCTCTTTCTTCGAGTGCAGCTACAGTTCCTATGTAAGGATGTACTATCAGAAGACCTTCGATGCGATTGTTGCCACGCCTCTTACCATAGAGGATGTGATAGCGGGTGAGCTTCTATGGGGTGCCACACGAAGTATGATTAATGCCACTGTGATGATACCGGTTATAGCTCTTTTTGGATTGATCGACATGAAATATTCACTTCTGATAATCCCTTTTGCATTCCTGGGTGGTCTGCTATTTGCAGCTATAGGCATGTGCTTCACCGCTGTCACTCCAAATATAATGTCCATCAATTATCCGGTATTGTTGTTCATCACTCCGATGTTCCTTTTCAGCGGGACCTTCTTCCCTCTTAGTGCTCTGCCTGTTCCAATACAGTATTTTGCCATAGCTTTCCTTCCGCTGACACACATAGTGAATGTCATAAGGTCACTGTCTTTCGGGGTATTGGGAACTTCAATACTTCTTGATGTGGTATGGGTGCTTGTTGTGAGTGTGATCCTTCTGGTACTTTCTATAAACCTGATGAAGAAGAGACTGGTAGTCTGA
- a CDS encoding undecaprenyl diphosphate synthase family protein, whose amino-acid sequence MSFVTSLYEKRLLKRIKEYPSPGHISLVISEADLLQKDGLKKLKGYILWCRELGVKIVSIYVDVLDTEKPLRSQMIAQLTGEIDDILQKAPEQVGYEIFGENGEPFSKRKENGFKVYVSVGFGGREEVTRAVKDILQKVKDGDIKPSDIDESMIESRLLVKHEPDIFIRSGGKHLSDFLIWQSIYSEYYFTDVNWHEVRKLDLLRIIRDFQKRQRRFGK is encoded by the coding sequence ATGAGCTTTGTCACATCTCTCTATGAGAAACGTCTTCTGAAGCGGATAAAGGAATATCCCAGCCCCGGACACATTTCACTTGTGATATCCGAAGCTGACCTGCTTCAGAAGGACGGACTTAAGAAGCTTAAGGGTTACATACTCTGGTGCAGGGAGCTCGGAGTAAAGATCGTCAGCATCTACGTCGATGTCCTTGACACCGAAAAGCCGCTACGTTCACAGATGATCGCACAGCTTACCGGGGAGATCGATGATATCCTGCAAAAAGCACCTGAACAGGTCGGTTACGAGATATTCGGGGAGAACGGTGAACCCTTCTCAAAAAGAAAAGAAAATGGGTTCAAGGTCTATGTATCCGTGGGTTTTGGAGGACGCGAAGAGGTTACAAGGGCCGTGAAGGATATACTTCAAAAGGTAAAAGATGGTGATATCAAACCCTCGGACATCGATGAGAGTATGATCGAATCCCGCCTGCTGGTCAAACACGAACCTGACATCTTCATCCGTTCAGGAGGAAAACACCTCTCCGATTTCCTGATATGGCAGTCCATATACTCTGAATACTACTTCACCGATGTCAACTGGCATGAAGTAAGGAAACTCGACCTCCTGAGGATCATAAGGGATTTCCAGAAGCGTCAGAGAAGATTCGGGAAGTAA
- a CDS encoding fasciclin domain-containing protein, producing the protein MTELKDLITTAKEKGSFPTLMKAAEKLKLVNKYSNEGPFTIFAPVESAFEPIPDEVIDESFDDHGYLLGIINYHIVEGKYTTEDLAGLTELETVSGNKLKITVKDNIKVDTANIIEADIECSNGIIHAIDEILVP; encoded by the coding sequence ATGACCGAACTGAAGGATCTTATCACAACAGCAAAGGAGAAGGGTTCCTTCCCAACCCTTATGAAAGCGGCAGAGAAGCTCAAGCTCGTCAATAAGTACAGCAATGAAGGTCCTTTCACTATATTCGCACCGGTGGAATCGGCTTTCGAGCCAATACCGGACGAGGTCATCGATGAATCCTTTGATGATCACGGCTACCTTCTGGGAATAATCAACTATCACATAGTCGAAGGAAAGTACACCACCGAGGACCTTGCAGGACTCACAGAGCTCGAAACGGTAAGCGGGAACAAGCTGAAGATAACCGTCAAGGACAACATCAAGGTCGACACTGCAAATATCATTGAAGCTGACATCGAATGCAGCAATGGCATCATCCACGCGATCGATGAGATACTGGTGCCGTAA
- a CDS encoding redox-regulated ATPase YchF — MSMTIGLAGKPNAGKSTFFKAATLADVEIANYPFTTIHANKGVTYVKAECPCVSRDKRCGNCSDGIRYVPIELIDVAGLVPDAHQGRGLGNTFLDDLRQAQAIIHVIDASGATDIEGNPVDIGEHDPLGDIDFLNHELTMWIHSIIMRNWVKLSRKIQAEGLSIEHTLADQLMGAGVNEQHIIEALNQCKLDRNHLTTWSEEDIIHFCDAVRALSKPMIIAANKMDVAPPENVSNLQELEQIVVPTSAAAELALRSASKGNAIKYEPGDEDFTITSEELSPAQKKGLENVRALIQKTNGTGIQECINSAVFKLLDLIIVYPVEDEGKWTDKNDRMLPDAFLMKRGSNAHDLAYKVHSDIGERFLYAVDAKTKMRLGEKHELADGDVVKIVSTAK; from the coding sequence ATGTCGATGACAATAGGACTTGCAGGGAAACCCAATGCAGGGAAATCCACATTCTTTAAGGCTGCAACACTGGCAGACGTTGAGATAGCCAATTATCCTTTCACAACCATTCACGCGAACAAGGGAGTGACCTACGTAAAGGCGGAATGCCCATGTGTCAGCCGTGACAAACGCTGTGGCAACTGTTCCGACGGCATACGTTACGTTCCGATCGAACTCATAGACGTTGCAGGTCTGGTACCGGATGCCCACCAGGGGCGCGGACTTGGTAACACCTTCCTTGACGACCTCCGTCAGGCACAGGCCATCATCCACGTGATCGACGCCTCAGGTGCAACAGACATCGAAGGTAATCCTGTTGACATTGGAGAGCATGACCCTCTCGGAGACATAGATTTCCTCAACCATGAGCTCACCATGTGGATCCACAGTATAATCATGAGGAACTGGGTCAAACTATCACGCAAGATACAGGCAGAAGGACTCTCCATCGAGCACACACTTGCTGACCAGCTAATGGGAGCAGGGGTTAACGAGCAACACATCATTGAAGCACTCAACCAGTGCAAACTGGACAGGAACCACCTCACCACATGGAGCGAAGAGGATATAATCCATTTCTGTGATGCAGTCCGCGCCTTAAGCAAACCTATGATAATCGCCGCCAACAAGATGGACGTAGCACCACCTGAGAACGTAAGCAACCTTCAGGAACTGGAGCAGATAGTAGTACCCACAAGTGCAGCAGCAGAACTTGCACTGCGTTCCGCATCCAAGGGAAATGCCATCAAATACGAGCCAGGGGATGAAGATTTCACCATCACCTCAGAGGAGCTCAGCCCCGCCCAGAAGAAAGGGCTTGAGAACGTACGCGCCCTCATACAGAAGACCAACGGTACAGGAATACAGGAATGCATCAACAGCGCTGTGTTCAAGCTCCTGGACCTCATAATAGTCTATCCGGTAGAGGATGAAGGCAAGTGGACCGACAAGAATGACCGCATGCTCCCTGATGCATTCCTCATGAAAAGAGGTTCCAACGCACATGACCTCGCCTACAAGGTACACTCAGATATCGGTGAGAGATTCCTCTACGCAGTGGACGCGAAAACGAAGATGCGCCTCGGTGAGAAACATGAACTTGCCGATGGTGACGTAGTGAAGATCGTATCCACCGCAAAATAA
- a CDS encoding DUF5803 family protein — translation MKRYFFPMLCVLSLVIFAGGCIDDLVPVDDETTQPELSAYEFETFLTNSYDGDTFIPTHTFYLSRNGSTRVVSIIENETVIDIIPLEDLSTSQNDPVTNIVVLGGLANQTNATQEVFTDLSIMDEASDINYTISDDVISGQKHVFITFEEPITGFVAYTMSTPPGQDFIYITTPPSVVRFVLPEGYTTGNSLIGKVKPSPDEVYYDEMGRENLVWTNEVTTSSFLSMLGNFSPEDEEDIEPVPKLITAKFYTENAPRDLSIAVGILGLIALLVYSRYRHEKKRLENIRKNIEDQVTVPKKKGKD, via the coding sequence ATGAAAAGATACTTTTTCCCGATGCTGTGTGTTCTTAGTCTTGTGATCTTTGCAGGTGGCTGCATCGATGATCTTGTGCCTGTAGATGATGAGACGACACAGCCGGAGCTGTCTGCATACGAGTTCGAGACATTTCTCACTAACAGCTATGATGGAGATACATTCATTCCTACTCATACGTTCTATCTTTCAAGGAACGGTTCTACAAGGGTTGTTTCTATAATTGAGAACGAGACCGTCATTGATATTATCCCTCTGGAGGATCTGAGCACGTCACAGAACGATCCTGTTACCAACATCGTTGTACTGGGTGGTCTGGCCAACCAGACAAATGCAACTCAGGAAGTCTTCACTGACCTCTCTATCATGGATGAGGCTTCGGACATCAATTACACGATATCGGATGATGTTATCAGTGGACAGAAGCATGTGTTCATCACATTCGAAGAACCGATAACAGGGTTTGTAGCCTATACCATGTCAACACCACCGGGGCAGGATTTCATCTATATCACAACACCACCTTCAGTTGTTCGCTTCGTACTGCCGGAAGGATACACAACAGGAAATTCTCTTATCGGAAAGGTCAAACCATCCCCGGATGAGGTATACTATGATGAGATGGGCCGCGAGAATCTTGTGTGGACGAACGAAGTGACAACAAGCAGCTTTTTGAGTATGCTGGGTAATTTCTCACCGGAAGATGAGGAAGATATCGAACCGGTACCAAAGCTGATCACTGCCAAGTTCTATACCGAAAATGCACCACGTGACCTTTCAATTGCTGTAGGGATCCTTGGTCTGATCGCTCTGCTTGTCTATTCAAGATACAGGCATGAAAAGAAAAGACTTGAGAATATCCGGAAGAATATCGAGGATCAGGTAACTGTTCCAAAGAAGAAAGGAAAGGACTAA
- a CDS encoding ABC transporter ATP-binding protein: MPFQLSKGWSSIVPIIIAKDLQKSFKSLQAVNNINFTIDEGEVFGFLGPNGAGKTTTMRMIQCVSPVSGGSLEVLGMDVSTQHREIKSLMGVVPQENNLDGDFTVYENLMVYSRYFDIPKNEAEKRVEELLDFVQLGEKRDVMTESLSGGMKRRLVLARSLVNRPKLLILDEPTVGLDPQARHLIWDKLRSLKKQGVTIVLTSHYLDEVEKLCDRLVVMDNGRILVEGSPTGVIEEFIGSNIIEAENNPQLLACLQEKDANYEIIGDMVHIYPDNVMELSEYLLMECSLSKISARPATLEDVFLKLTGRSLRE; the protein is encoded by the coding sequence ATGCCTTTCCAACTTTCTAAAGGGTGGTCATCAATAGTTCCAATAATCATAGCAAAGGACCTGCAAAAATCATTCAAGTCCCTGCAGGCTGTCAATAACATTAACTTCACCATCGATGAAGGTGAGGTTTTCGGTTTTCTCGGTCCCAATGGAGCAGGCAAGACAACGACCATGAGGATGATCCAATGTGTATCGCCTGTGTCCGGTGGCAGTCTTGAGGTACTTGGGATGGATGTAAGCACTCAGCATCGTGAGATAAAATCTCTCATGGGTGTAGTTCCTCAGGAGAACAATCTTGATGGTGATTTCACAGTCTACGAGAATCTGATGGTCTATTCAAGATATTTTGACATCCCGAAGAACGAGGCGGAAAAAAGGGTAGAGGAACTCCTGGATTTTGTACAGCTTGGTGAAAAGAGGGATGTAATGACAGAGAGCCTTTCCGGCGGGATGAAACGCAGGCTTGTCCTGGCAAGGTCTCTTGTAAATCGTCCGAAGCTTCTGATACTCGATGAGCCCACCGTGGGACTGGACCCGCAGGCACGTCATCTGATATGGGATAAACTTCGCAGTCTCAAGAAACAGGGTGTGACCATCGTCCTGACCTCCCACTATCTTGATGAGGTGGAGAAACTCTGTGACAGGCTGGTGGTCATGGATAACGGCAGGATCCTGGTTGAAGGCAGCCCTACAGGTGTGATCGAGGAATTCATTGGTTCTAATATCATAGAAGCAGAGAATAACCCACAACTTCTGGCATGTCTGCAGGAAAAGGATGCCAACTACGAGATAATCGGAGATATGGTACATATCTATCCTGACAACGTCATGGAGCTTTCGGAGTACTTGCTTATGGAGTGTTCTCTCTCGAAGATAAGTGCAAGGCCTGCAACACTTGAGGACGTATTCCTTAAACTGACAGGGAGGAGTCTGAGAGAATGA
- a CDS encoding MBL fold metallo-hydrolase produces MKITLLGTGDATGTPVIGCNCPTCQDAHKGGKSQRTRFAILIESSEGTVLIDSGPDLRYQLLKQGTRHIDGVIWTHGHYDHFAGFAEFHRVQYNVDVYGLPETLEYILDYLQFLHPKMHKQEMYEPFNLIGLEFTLFEVIHPPVKRSIGVMVRDGDTKVVITGDTQRDIPKKSIEMIMEPDLLVADAIVPPTVEVKKHMNTVEAFDLAREIKAKEVVFTHLSHFFKPHEEAIKEYPLGYDGMVFEYP; encoded by the coding sequence ATGAAGATCACACTTCTCGGAACAGGAGATGCCACCGGAACCCCTGTCATTGGTTGCAATTGTCCGACCTGTCAGGATGCCCATAAAGGTGGGAAGAGCCAGCGTACAAGATTTGCCATCCTGATAGAGTCATCCGAAGGTACCGTTCTTATAGACTCAGGACCTGATCTTCGATACCAGTTGCTCAAACAGGGAACAAGACACATAGATGGTGTGATCTGGACGCACGGTCACTACGACCATTTTGCAGGTTTTGCCGAGTTCCACAGAGTGCAATACAACGTTGATGTCTACGGATTACCTGAGACACTTGAATATATTCTGGATTACCTGCAATTCCTTCATCCAAAGATGCACAAGCAGGAAATGTACGAACCTTTCAATCTTATAGGTCTTGAATTCACACTTTTTGAGGTAATACATCCACCTGTCAAGAGATCGATAGGTGTCATGGTAAGGGACGGAGACACAAAAGTCGTCATCACCGGAGATACTCAGAGGGATATCCCAAAAAAGAGCATCGAAATGATAATGGAACCTGACCTGTTAGTTGCTGATGCGATCGTTCCTCCCACGGTGGAGGTCAAAAAGCACATGAATACTGTGGAAGCCTTTGACCTTGCCAGGGAAATAAAAGCAAAGGAAGTGGTTTTCACCCATCTGAGCCATTTCTTCAAGCCACATGAAGAGGCAATAAAAGAATACCCTCTGGGTTATGATGGAATGGTATTCGAATATCCCTGA
- a CDS encoding ATP-binding protein, whose translation MSDITLDIVELLLTAQIYNKYPEMDASDLPRDLRKYYWSRDHRNVPRPIRITAADVEKILEEENLESKIRALPFANIDDKEFSAKITALDIGAEWFQKKDENRDRISQNPVLAFYYEKKQTEGADYSEAKTKVRPKEVDREWIESLIAEIEKEEGGSDMLKLAEICAPEDIKQTIKDFVLTHEQEEETKKIVKAIQYRDYLKHIGLYDVGKILMVGPPGTGKTSLAKAMSEHLSIPFVEVRLSMITDQYLGETAKNIDRVFNLAKRLSPCILFIDEFDFVAKTRSSDEHAALKRAVNTLLKAIDNVSLTTDGVLLLAATNHPKMLDSAAWRRFDEIMKFPLPDVDMRKKILDIVTNEIKGEFDTEEIAALTHGYSGSDLRMVIREAVLTALVTERMELTQKDMLNAVAAFDERAVIKTNEYEE comes from the coding sequence ATGTCCGATATAACCCTTGATATTGTGGAACTGCTACTGACAGCACAAATATATAACAAATATCCAGAGATGGATGCAAGCGACCTGCCCAGGGATCTACGTAAATATTACTGGAGCAGGGACCACAGGAATGTTCCAAGGCCTATACGGATCACTGCGGCAGATGTTGAGAAGATACTTGAGGAAGAGAATCTCGAAAGCAAGATCAGGGCACTACCTTTTGCGAATATCGATGATAAGGAGTTCTCAGCAAAGATAACCGCCCTTGATATCGGTGCGGAATGGTTCCAGAAAAAGGATGAGAACCGCGACAGGATATCACAGAACCCCGTCCTTGCATTCTATTACGAGAAAAAGCAGACCGAAGGTGCGGATTACAGCGAGGCTAAAACGAAGGTCAGACCAAAAGAGGTCGACAGGGAGTGGATCGAGTCCCTGATAGCTGAGATAGAGAAGGAAGAAGGCGGCTCGGACATGCTCAAGCTGGCAGAGATCTGCGCACCTGAGGATATAAAACAGACAATAAAGGACTTCGTCCTCACCCATGAGCAGGAAGAGGAAACCAAGAAGATCGTCAAGGCCATCCAGTATCGTGATTACCTGAAGCACATCGGACTATACGATGTCGGTAAGATACTCATGGTAGGACCACCGGGAACCGGAAAGACCTCACTTGCCAAGGCGATGTCAGAGCATCTATCCATACCTTTTGTGGAGGTCAGGCTCTCAATGATAACCGACCAGTACCTCGGAGAGACAGCCAAGAACATTGACAGGGTATTCAACCTTGCCAAGAGGTTAAGCCCATGTATTCTCTTTATCGATGAGTTCGATTTCGTCGCAAAGACACGTTCATCCGACGAGCATGCAGCACTCAAGAGAGCTGTCAATACACTTCTCAAGGCTATTGATAATGTCAGCCTCACAACGGACGGCGTACTTCTCCTTGCTGCAACCAACCACCCGAAGATGCTCGACTCCGCAGCATGGAGGCGTTTCGACGAGATTATGAAGTTCCCGCTGCCTGATGTGGACATGCGTAAGAAGATACTCGATATTGTCACAAATGAGATCAAAGGAGAATTTGATACCGAGGAGATAGCAGCACTGACACACGGCTACAGCGGTTCCGATCTCAGGATGGTCATCCGCGAGGCTGTGCTCACCGCACTTGTGACCGAGAGAATGGAACTCACACAGAAGGACATGCTCAACGCGGTGGCAGCATTCGACGAAAGGGCCGTCATCAAGACCAACGAATACGAAGAATAG
- the rimI gene encoding ribosomal protein S18-alanine N-acetyltransferase, translating into MVIRRAMEADIPEVVEVENCSFAVPWPDFLFKAHLPNPGFVVYEKEDRILGYAIVSSSEDRGKAHLQSIAVHRDYRRQGIASELLEWCIDLALLYGFNSMILEVREKNMDARLFYASNGFAVTGKVEGYYMDDNAIVMEKDI; encoded by the coding sequence ATGGTGATTAGAAGGGCAATGGAAGCGGATATCCCTGAGGTGGTTGAGGTCGAGAATTGTTCCTTTGCTGTTCCATGGCCTGATTTTCTCTTCAAGGCACACCTCCCCAATCCCGGATTCGTAGTCTATGAGAAGGAGGACAGGATACTCGGCTATGCCATAGTCAGTTCTTCCGAGGACAGGGGAAAGGCACATCTTCAGAGCATTGCGGTACACCGTGACTACAGGAGGCAGGGGATTGCAAGTGAGCTTCTTGAGTGGTGTATAGACCTTGCCCTACTCTATGGCTTCAACAGCATGATCCTTGAGGTCAGGGAAAAGAATATGGATGCCCGGCTTTTCTATGCCAGCAATGGTTTTGCGGTCACAGGGAAAGTAGAAGGATACTATATGGATGACAATGCCATTGTGATGGAAAAGGATATCTGA